The Streptomyces sp. NBC_00335 DNA window CCGGAGCGGCGACCGGAGCCGGGGCAGCGGCCGGAGCCGGAGCAGCGGCGGCCGGAGCGGCCGCGGGAGCCGCGCCCGCCGCGCCGATGACGGCCAGACGCGCGCCGACCTCGGCGTTCTCGTCCTCGGCGACCAGGATCTCCAGCAGGACGCCGGCGACCGGGGCGGGGATCTCGGTGTCGACCTTGTCGGTCGAGACCTCCAGCAGCGGCTCGTCGGCCTCGACCGACTCGCCGACCTGCTTCAGCCAGCGGGTGACGGTGCCCTCGGTGACGGACTCGCCCAGGGCGGGGAGCACGACATCGGTACCGGCCGTGGCCGGTGCGGCGGCGGCCGGGGCCGCGGGGGCCTCGGCGACGGGGGCCGGAGCGGCCGGAGCCTCGGCGACCGGGGCCGCGGGGGCCTCGGCGGCCGGAGCCGCGGCAGCGGCCGGCGCGCCCGAACCGTCGTCGATGACGGCCAGCTCGGCGCCGACCTCGACGGTCTCGTCCTCGGCGACCTTGATGGAGGCCAGGATGCCCGACACGGGGGACGGGATCTCGGTGTCGACCTTGTCGGTCGAGACCTCGAGCAGCGGCTCGTCGGCCTCGACGCGCTCGCCCTCGGCCTTCAGCCAACGGGTGACAGTGCCCTCAGTGACGCTCTCACCGAGCGCCGGAAGGGTTACGGAAACCGACATGGTTTCAGTTGCTCCTAACGAATGTGCGGAAGTGGTCGTCGCGCCCAGTGACGATTAGTCGTGTGCGTGCAGGGGCTTGCCGGCGAGTGCCAGGTGAGCCTCGCCCATCGCCTCGTTCTGCGTCGGGTGCGCGTGGATGAGCTGCGCGACCTCGGCCGGCAGGGCTTCCCAGTTGTAGATCAGCTGGGCCTCGCCGACCTGCTCGCCCATCCGGTCACCGACCATGTGGACGCCGACCACGGCACCGTCCTTGACCTGGACGAGCTTGATCTCGCCCGCGGTCTTCAGGATCTTGCTCTTGCCGTTGCCCGCCAGGTTGTACTTGAGGGCCACGACCTTGTCCGCGCCGTAGATCTCCTTGGCCTTGGCCTCGGTGATGCCGACGGAGGCGACCTCGGGGTGGCAGTACGTGACGCGCGGGACGCCGTCGTAGTCGATCGGGACGGCCTTGAGGCCGGCCAGACGCTCCGCGACCAGGATGCCCTCGGCGAAGCCGACGTGCGCGAGCTGCAGGGTCGGGGCGAGGTCACCGACGGCCGAGATGGTCGGCACGTTGGTCTGCATGTACTCGTCGACCACTACGTAGCCGCGGTCCATCGCGACGCCCTGCTCCTCGTAGCCCAGGCCCTGGGAGACGGGGCCGCGGCCGATCGCGACCAGCAGCACCTCCGCCTCGAAGGTCTTGCCGTCGGCCAGGGTGACGCGTACGCCGTTCTCGGTGTACTCGGCCTTGTCGAAGAAGGTGCCGAGGTTGAACTTGATGCCCCGCTTGCGGAACGCGCGCTCCAGCAGCTTGGAGCTGTTCTCGTCCTCCACCGGCACGAGGTGCTTGAGACCCTCGACGATGGTGACGTCGGTGCCGAAGGACTTCCACGCCGAGGCGAACTCGACGCCGATGACGCCGCCGCCCAGGACGATGGCGGACTCCGGCACGCGGTCCAGGACCAGCGCGTGGTCCGAGGAGATGATGCGGTTGCCGTCGATGTTCAGGCCCGGCAGCGAGCGCGGCACGGAGCCGGTCGCCAGGAGCACGTGGCGGCCCTGGATGCGCTGGCCGTTCACGTCGACGGACGTCGGCGAGGAGAGGCGGCCCTCACCCTCGATGTAGGTCAGCTTGCGGGAGGCGACCAGACCCTGCAGGCCCTTGTACAGGCCCGCGATGATGTCGTCCTTGTACTTGTGCACACCCGCGATGTCGATGCCCTCGAAGGTGGCCTTGACACCGAACTGGGCGGCCTCGCGAGCCTGGTCCGCGATCTCACCCGCGTGCAGCAGAGCCTTCGTGGGGATGCAGCCGTTGTGCAGGCAGGTGCCGCCGAGCTTGTTCTTCTCGATCAGGGCAACGTCCAGACCCAGCTGGGATGCGCGCAGCGCCGCGGCGTAACCGCCACTGCCGCCGCCGAGGATCACTAGGTCGAAAACGGTGCTGGCGTCGTTCGCCACGTCACGTCCTCCATGCATGTGCGCCGAGCACCGGTCCTCTGTGACCGGGCGGCGGCTGGTATACGGCCGCTTTTTCTTCGGCCCTGTGGTGGGGGCCCTGTCCTGCCGAGAACCCATCTTCGCATTTGTCGGCGGAACGCGGGACGCCGGGCCTGCCCTGGGGCAGGTCGTTCTGCCCGAACCGGGGGTTACCGCAGCGTAGAAACCTACGGATTTCGTTGTCAGTGAACAGGCCCCGGGCATGATCAGAAAAACTGATCATGCCCGGGGCCCGTGGATGCCGGTGCCCGGCTACGCCCTCGGCGTCAGCCCAGGTCGCCCGTGGCGGTGCGCTCGGCCAGTCGCACCAGGGTGCGTACGGCCGATCCGGTGCCGCCCTTGGGGGTGTAGCCGTACGGGGCGCCCTCGTGGAAGGCGGGGCCCGCGATGTCGAGGTGGGCCCAGGTGATGCCCTCGCCGACGAACTCCTGGAGGAAGAGGCCGGCCACCAGGCCGCCGCCCATCCGGACACCCATGTTGGCGATGTCGGCGGTGGGGGAGTCCATGGACTTGCGCAGGTCCTCGGGGAGCGGCATCGGCCAGGAGGCCTCGCCGACCTCCTCGGCGATCTCGTGGATCGAGGTGCGGAAGGCGTCGTCGTTGGCCATGATGCCGAAGGTGCGGTCGCCCAGGGCCATCACCATGGCGCCGGTCAGGGTCGCCACGTCGACGATCGCGTCCGGGTTCTCCTCGGAGGCCTTGGTCAGCGCGTCGCCCAGGACCAGGCGGCCCTCGGCGTCCGTGTTGAGCACCTCGACGGTCTTGCCGCTGTACATGCGCAGCACGTCGCCGGGCTTGGTGGCCGAGCCGGAGGGCATGTTCTCCGCGAGGGCGAGCCAGCCGGTGACGTTGACCTGGAGGCCGAGCTTGGCGGCCGCGACGACGGAGGCGAAGACGGCGGCGGCGCCGGCCATGTCGCACTTCATCGTCTCGTTGTGGCCGGCCGGCTTCAGGGAGATGCCGCCGGAGTCGTAGGTGATGCCCTTGCCGACGTAGGCGAGGGTCTTCTCCGCCTTGGGGTGGGTGTAGGAGAGCTTCACCAGGCGCGGCGGGTTCTCGGAGCCCTTGCCGACGCCCATGATGCCGCCGTAGCCGCCCTTGATCAGGGCCTTCTCGTCCAGGACCTGGACCTTGATGCCGTTCTCCTTCGCGGCCGCGCCGGCGACTGCTGCGAAGGCCTCGGGGGTGAGGTCGTTCGGCGGGGTGTTGACCAGGTCACGGGCGATGTTGATCTCGGTCGCGACGATCGTGGCGCGCTCGGCCGCGGCCTTGTGCTCCTTGTCGCGCGGCTTGGCGCCGAGCAGGGCGATCTCGGCGAGCGGCTGCTTCGGTCCGCCGTTCTTGGAGGCCTTCTTCTCGCCGCCCTGGTACGCGGTGAACGCGTACGCGCCCAGCAGGGCGCCCTCGGCCACGGCCGTGACGGCGGAGGCGTCGTCCAGGGGGAGCGCGAAGGCGGCCTTCTTGGTGCCGTGCAGTGCGCGGGCGGCGGCGCCGGCGGCGCGGCGCAGCGCCTCCTCGTCGTAGGACTCGTCCGTGTCGGGAAGGGCGCCCAGCCCGACCGCCAGTACGACCGGGACCTTGAGGCCGTCCGGGGCCGGCAGCTTGGTGGTCTCGCCTTCGGCGCCCGAGGCACCGAGCGCGTCGAGCACGGCGGCGAGCTTGCCGTCGTACGCCTTGTCCACGGCCTCGGCGCCCGCGGCGACGACGGGGCCCTTGGGGCCCTTCGCCACGCCGACGACGAGGACGTCGGCGCGCAGCGTCGCCGGTCCGGCAGTGCTGAGAGTCAGAGCAGTCACGGTGGTGAATTCTCGCTTCCGTTTTGGTGGTGTGGGCCGAGTGGGTGGACGGCCGTCCGTAGCGATCGTATTCGGGCCCGATGGCCGCCGGAAATGAGCCTACGCGCACGCACTCGTCCGCACGTCACTCGAAGGTTTGGCAAGTTGTTCGATCAAGAGGCGGGCAGGTTCACCCATCTGTGGCTTCTGCTCCA harbors:
- the lpdA gene encoding dihydrolipoyl dehydrogenase, whose protein sequence is MANDASTVFDLVILGGGSGGYAAALRASQLGLDVALIEKNKLGGTCLHNGCIPTKALLHAGEIADQAREAAQFGVKATFEGIDIAGVHKYKDDIIAGLYKGLQGLVASRKLTYIEGEGRLSSPTSVDVNGQRIQGRHVLLATGSVPRSLPGLNIDGNRIISSDHALVLDRVPESAIVLGGGVIGVEFASAWKSFGTDVTIVEGLKHLVPVEDENSSKLLERAFRKRGIKFNLGTFFDKAEYTENGVRVTLADGKTFEAEVLLVAIGRGPVSQGLGYEEQGVAMDRGYVVVDEYMQTNVPTISAVGDLAPTLQLAHVGFAEGILVAERLAGLKAVPIDYDGVPRVTYCHPEVASVGITEAKAKEIYGADKVVALKYNLAGNGKSKILKTAGEIKLVQVKDGAVVGVHMVGDRMGEQVGEAQLIYNWEALPAEVAQLIHAHPTQNEAMGEAHLALAGKPLHAHD
- a CDS encoding leucyl aminopeptidase codes for the protein MTALTLSTAGPATLRADVLVVGVAKGPKGPVVAAGAEAVDKAYDGKLAAVLDALGASGAEGETTKLPAPDGLKVPVVLAVGLGALPDTDESYDEEALRRAAGAAARALHGTKKAAFALPLDDASAVTAVAEGALLGAYAFTAYQGGEKKASKNGGPKQPLAEIALLGAKPRDKEHKAAAERATIVATEINIARDLVNTPPNDLTPEAFAAVAGAAAKENGIKVQVLDEKALIKGGYGGIMGVGKGSENPPRLVKLSYTHPKAEKTLAYVGKGITYDSGGISLKPAGHNETMKCDMAGAAAVFASVVAAAKLGLQVNVTGWLALAENMPSGSATKPGDVLRMYSGKTVEVLNTDAEGRLVLGDALTKASEENPDAIVDVATLTGAMVMALGDRTFGIMANDDAFRTSIHEIAEEVGEASWPMPLPEDLRKSMDSPTADIANMGVRMGGGLVAGLFLQEFVGEGITWAHLDIAGPAFHEGAPYGYTPKGGTGSAVRTLVRLAERTATGDLG